The nucleotide sequence GCGGCGAGGGTTTCGGCCTCGGCTTTGGCGTCGGCCACCCCCTTGGTGGCGGCCTCTTCGCCACCCGATTGGTTGGCGGCGTAGACGAAGGTCAGCGAGGTCAGACCGATAAAGCCGAGAACACCACGGAGGTAGGGCTCGAGAAAGTTATAGCCGACGGCGGGAGACCCCGGCCGGAAGTCGCCCCCGGTGGCCACGATGATCGTCACCTTGCGATCGGACGTGAGTCCTTTGTAGCCGTTTTCGTCTATCGTGAATGTGCGCCCGGCGCGCACGACTTGGTCGATCCACGCTTTGAGCACGGCGGGCAGGTTGAGATTGAACATGGGGGTCGTGATCACGATCTCGTCGGCCGCGAACAGTTGATCAATGTTGTGATCGGACTCGGCCATGGCGGTGCGAGCGGCCGGAGAATGTCCCTCGGGAGCCGTGAACGCGCCTTCGAACCAAGCGGAATTCACAAAGGACGGTGGCTCGGCGGCGAGATCGCGCGTGACCACGCGGCCCTCGGGATGGGCGGCCTGCCATTGGGCAAGGTAGGTGGCGCCGACTTGGTTGCTGCGGGAACGTTCGCCGCGGGGACTTGTGCTGACGTGGAGGAGTGTTTTCATGAGAGGAAGAGGAGGAAAATGGTGAACAAGTGGGTGAAGGTTTGAGGGCGGGATTGGTTTACCGGGCGGCGGCGCCGGCGAGGGCGAGAGACAGCTCGATGGTTTCGGCCACCTTGTCGGTCGCCTGGCCGGGCATGATGCCGAACTCGCTGCGGTTGATGCTGAAGGTGGTGCGCAGGACCAGCAGATCGCCCTGCATTTGCCCGCCCGTGCGATCGCTGAGTTTGCCGGGGAGCGACGTCAAAGTCACCGGCACGGTGAGCGTTTTGGTGACGCCTTTGATCGTGAGGTCCCCGGTGACGCGGGCCTTCGTGACCGTGCCCGAGGTGACGGCGTCCCGAACGGATTTGGTGACGAAGGTGATTTCCGGATACGTGGTGACATCGAGCCAGTTCGCGCCGTGCAGGTGCTCCTTCATGGTGCCGTTGGGCACCGTGAGCGAAGCGGTCGCGAGGGTGAGGTGACCCGAGAAGTCAGCCGGGGCGGCCGAGTCAAAGCGGACTTCGCCGCTGATGCCATTGCCGCTGCCGGAAATGGCTTCCAAAGGGGCGTCGAGACTGAAGCGGGCGGCGTTGACGCCTTTCGGATCCTGGAAGTCAAACGCCTGCGGGGCGGCGGAAAGCACGGAGGCACTGAGGAGAAGGGAGGAGAGAAGGACGGATTTCATGATGTTTTTTTCGTTGAGAGGTGGGTGAGGCTGAGATGCAGAGGGCCGAATCAAGCGGTTGCAGCGCGCCGGGCAGATCGGCGCGAGGCGAACCCGGCAGCGGCGGCGAGAGCGGTGGCGGCGGCGATGCCTCCGGCGAGGAAGTCGACGCCCGCGACGAATCCCGGTTGGTAGTGGAGAGCTTCGATGCCGGTGATCTCATCGTGGACGGTCACGGGAATCTGGTTCTGGGTCCAACCGCGGTGGGCGCCGGTGGCGGCCCAGGTGCCGAGGGTCGCGAGCAGGGCTAGGGCGGCGGTGATTTGGAAGAAGCGGGTGAAGTTCATGTTTCCAGAATACCGGTTTCGGTCGGATATCTCTAAAACTCACTCGCGCACACGGTGATAGCGTTTCATTATCACCAGTTATGGAACTGCGTTACCTGCGATCGTTTGTCACCGTGGCTGAAACCCTGCACTTCGGGCAGGCGGCGGAGCGGTTGAAAATCGCGCAGCCCGCGCTGAGTCAGCATATCCAAAAACTGGAGACGTCGCTCGAAGCGCGACTGTTGGATCGCAATCGCCACGGCGTGGCGCTCACGGCGGTGGGGCAGGTGTTTCTGCGGGAGGCGCGTTCCATTCTCGCGCAGGTGCAGCACGCGCGCAACGAGGTGGAGCGGGTCAAGGCGGGCGGCGAAGGCACCTTGCGACTCGGTTACGTGCCGGGTCCGGCGCGCGGGGCGTTGACGTGTGCGTTGCATGTCATGCGGCAGAAAAGTCCGGCGGTGCGGGTCGAGCTGCACGAGGCGCAGACCACTCATATTTTGCGGGCGTTGCTGGCGGGCGAGTATGACGCCGTGTTGGCGCCCGAGTTTGATCCGCCTTTCCCGCGGGGATTGGATCACGCAGAGGTGGCGTCGCAGCGCGTGCTTTTGGTGATGGGGGCGCGCCATCCGATGGCGGCGCACGACACGGTGCCTTTGGCGGAGTTGAAGACGGCGGACTGGGTGTCGTATGCCGATACGATTGCGCCCGGTTATCGTCGATGGATCAACGAAGTCTGCCGGTCGGCGGGGTTTCGTCCGCGCATCGCGCAGCAGGTGACCGCCAGCAACGATCTGCAAGTGGCAGTAGCGACTTTGCCGGGCGTGGCCATCGTGCCGGAAGGTTATCGGGAATTGTTCACCGACGGCGTGGTGTTTCGGCCCTTGGAGCCCGAGCCGGATCGCATGGGTCTGTGGCTGTGGTGTCGCAAGGGCGACGAAGGGTCTGCGCTGACGGCCTTTCGCGCGGCGCTGCACGAGACGCACGGGCGTGGTTTGAAGTCGGGCGACGCGTAGTCATTTCCCCTGCGGTTTCCGGTCGGCGTCATGCGCGGAGGCTCGCTATTTGGGGTAAAGCGTTGCTGGTGGAACAGAGTGGAAGATCTCAAGCAACTGGTTGAAGCGGTGCACCGCGAGCTCGGCTCCAAGTTGGAGGAGGGCAAGGTCGCGGACTACATCCCGCAATTGGCCAAAGTGCCGTTGAAAAAATTTGGGATCGCGGTGGCGACGGTGGAGGGCGATCTCGTCACGGTGGGAGATGCCGAGGAAGCGTTCTCCATCCAGAGTATTTCCAAACTCTTCACCCTGACCATGGCATTGGGGCGGTGGGGTGAACGGTTGTGGGCGCGGGTGGATCGGGAGCCCTCGGGGAGTCGCTTCAATTCGATCGTGCAATTGGAGCACGAGCATGGGAAACCCCGCAATCCGTTCATTAATGCGGGCGCGATCGCGGTCACCGATGCGGTCTTGAGCGGCTCCCAGCCCAAAGAAGCGATCGGCTCGATTCTCCGCTTCATGCGTTTCCTGGCAGCCGACGATGACATCACGATTGATCCGCGGGTGGCCCGCTCCGAACAGGCCACGGGTCATCGCAACTTCGCGCTCGCGCATTTCATGCGCTCGTTCGACGTCATCGAGCATCCGCCAGCCGAAGTGCTGGGGGTGTATTTTCATCAATGCGCGATCGCGATGAGTTGCGCGCAACTCGCGCGGTCGGGACTTTTCCTCGCGGCGGAGGGGCGCAACCCGCTCACGGGACATCGCGTGGTGTCGGCTGCCCGGGCGCGGCGGCTCAACTCCATGATGATGATGTGCGGCCACTACGACGGTGCGGGTGACTTCGCGTTTCGCGTGGGCCTGCCGGGCAAGAGCGGCGTGGGCGGCGGCATCCTCGCGATTGTGCCGGGCAAGGCCGCCGTGGCGGTCTGGTCGCCGGGTTTGGACGCCAATGGCAATTCCCATGTCGGCACGGCGGCGTTGGAATTGCTCGCCCGGAGAGCGGGCTGGTCGGTCTTTGGGTAGCGGTTCGCGGCGTGGGAAGCGTCTGCGATCTGCAATCAACCCGGCGTCTGATTCGTTTATGTCGGTAGCATGATCAGTCGCGGGCGAGTTTGCGGGAATACGAGACGGGGGGCTTGGCCTCTAGCGTTCTCTTGCCCTCTGCCCGCCCCAGCCCCGCTTCCGATAGCGCGAGCGAGATCGACCTGCTCAATGCGGGTTTTCGCTACGCGGTCGCCTTGGTGCATCATCGGCAGGACGCCGAGGATATCGCGCAGGAAGCCTGGCTCAATCTGCATCGTCGCTATGGCAAGGTGCCGTCGCGGGCCTTGTTGTTCACCACGGTCAAACACCTGGTCATCGATCGGCATCGCCGCGGTAAAATCGTGTCGTTCGAAAGCGGCGAGGATCTCGTCGTGCCCGATCAAAGCACCGCGAACGCTCCGGGAGTGGCAACCGACATCGACACGTTGCTCGGGGAGCTCCGCCAGAACGAACGCGAGGCCCTGTTCCTGCACTACATCGAAGGTCGCACGGCGGAGGAGATCGGCCGAATGACAGCCCAACCCCGCAACACCGTGCTCAGCCTCATGCGACGAAGTTTGCAAAAACTGCGCCGCGTGATTTCACCGGACGCGCCGCCAGCGAGCCCGCGAACTGCTCGCCCTTCGGTTTGATTCTCCCGTGATGAACGATCCCGAAAAGGACCTGCGTGAGCACTTCGAGCGACAACACCTGTCGCCGGAGCGTGCCACCGCCATTCTGGCCGCCGGCAGGGAGGCGGCCGTGCAACATGCGCGTCGCGTGGCGCGATGGCGCTGGGGCGGCATGGCGGCGGTGGTGACCCTCGCGTTGGGCGGAGGTTGGTGGATGCGTGCTCCCGGCGGTGACGAGCCGCCGTCGGTGGCGCGTCCGGCTGAGCTCAGCCCCGACGCAGGCGGATCGGTCACGCTCGCGACGGTGCAATCGGGGGTGATGGCGTTTTTCAACACGCCCGACTACCAACTCGATCGAATGGCGCTCGATCACCCCGAACTCGTGGCATGGATGCAAACGCAAGGGGCTCCGTCGGAGTTGACCGTGCCGGAGTCGATCGACCCGCTCGACAACCTTGGTTGTGAGGTGCTCCAGATCGATGGCGTTTCCGTATACATTCTTTGCTTCTATCTCGATGGCGTGCCGCGCGACGAAACGGGCGAGCCGATGTTGGGTAAGAAACTCATGGCGGTGGCGGCGCCGGATGCCGCGGCAGGCGCCCCGGCGATGATGAAACCGCTCACGTTGGTCCACCTCATTACCGTGCCGCGCGATCAGTTTGCGGGGGCGCCGCAAGCGGGTGATCCGGTGGCGATCACTCGTGATGGGCAGTGGGGTTTCGCGACGTGGGCGGGTCGGGATGTCGTGTATGTCGTCGCCTCGCCGGTGGAGGCCGAACGGTTCCGGGAAATCGCCGCGCACTTGCGCGGTTGAGCGAGAGGCGAAAACGAAAAAACCCGCCCGCGCGAGGCGGACGGGCAGGCCAGATGGGCGGCGGTCGGGAGGGGGCGAACCCGAGATTAGTTCGAAACCTCGTAGAACTCGACGAGCACCACACCGTCGGTGGTGCCGGGATTACCCACGTGGGCGGTGTAGGCTCCCGGTGCGAGTGTCAGCATGACGGCGGCGTCGGCGCTGTCGGCATCGAAGGCAAATGCGCCCACGGTCGCAACCGCATCGCCGACCTCGGCGGCCACCCAGTTGTCGTTGCTGCCCATGGCGTTGCCGTCGGCGTCGAACACTGTGACCGAGGGGTCGGCGAGGAAACCGGCCACGTTGAAGTTGGCCAGGCTCGGGCCGGCGACGCGCACCAGCACCGGCTTGTCGGCGCCGGGACTCACCACGAAGCCGACGATCTTGGTGTTGTCGCCGGTGCCGGCCGGGCCACGGGCGGACAAGTTGACGAAGCGGGAAGGCGTGGCGGAGGCGCCGTTGATGACGGATACGGTGATTTCCGCGACCTGATAGCCGTTGGCCTTGAAGTCGGCCGCGCCGAAAGTCACCGGCGTCCCGGGCGCCATGGACGTGGCATCGAGAATGCCGCCCAGGCCGGCGGCCTTGAACCCGGCGTGGATGCCGACGGTGCCGCCCTCCGTCGGACCCGTATTGGGGGCGGCTTGCGCGAGGAAGGCCACGTTGGCGGCGACCTCGTCGTTGACCTCGGTGCCGGCATCCCAGACGGCGGCTCCCCACACGGGAATTGACCGCGGGATGAAGTAGCCCGAGTCATCAAATAGTGGATACGCGGTGGGGTTGTCGTTGCCGAAGAAGCCGTCGTTGCTCGGGATGATCATGGAGAAATAACTCAGGTAACGATGCGCCGGAATTGCGGGATCGAGGTCGAACACCTGGGTGTAGGAGCGGCCGGGGGCGACGGGGCCGGCGATGACGGCGGAGAGGCCGTGAGGTTGGGCGACGCCGAATTCCGTTTGCAGGCCCGACGGATTGCCGTCCTCGGCGGAGGATTCGACGGCGGCCGAAGCGGTGGCGCCAGCATCGAAAGCGTCGTAGGTGCCGTCGTGCACCGTCAGAACCGGATTTACGAACCACAGGCCGTGGGCGGGAGTGGTGCTGCGCACGGTGACGGCGACCTGCACGGCGGACACGGTGGTGGTGAGCACGGCGCAGATCGCGAGAAGTGCGCCGACGGGGCGGAGGAATCGAAGGGAGGGGTGAAGTGAATTTGAGTTCATCACCTCCCGCAACGAGTGGCTCCGACGGTTGATTGCAGCGAGAGGGCGGAATTATTAATAACTTATCCGTCCTGGTCGTTTGCTACCGGGCGGACGACGGAGAGTCCGTCTCTGAAATGGGTCGCGGCGGGGCGAATCGGGCGAAGAAGTGTGACAGGGCGGCGTAGTGCAGGCCGGCGGCGGATACCTCGGCGGTAGCGGGATCGGGACTAAATCGCGCGGTCGGTTCCGCACCCTGTTTCGGACTCTCCAGTGCGGGGGACGCCTGGGATGCGGAGGATGGTGGTTCGGAGGGAGATACGGTGGAAGTGGGCATGGCGACGGGTGCGTTCAGGAGTTGGGTTTAACAGATTTGGCTGGGCCGTCTGGTTCGGTGGGCTCGTCGTCGGACCAATCGCCGCACCAGCGTTTCATTTTGGCGCGCAACTGATCGCGTTTCGCCGGATCCATGGACGACCAGTCTTGAGCGAGTTTTTCGCGTCGGGCGCGGGGGCCGCAGTCGTGATGGCGACACCGCCCGCCGGGCCAGCCACCGAAGAGGATTTTGCAGAGCACGAGCAGGCCGAGGGCCTGCCAGTAGGTGATGGGGCTCACCGCGACGACATCGACGAGCACACCGTTCCAGAGAGCCTGCACGGCCCAGGTGAACACGCCGAGGAAGACCACGATGGCCACGGGGATGAGGAAGAGATATTTGCGACAGGAGGCGGAGATCATGACGGGAGTGGATTAAGCGGGGTGGGAAAGAAAATCGGCGCGCAGGGGGGCGAGACGGAGGCGCAGATGTTGGATGGCGTAGCGTTTGCGCGAGAGCAGGGTGTTGAGGTTGTCACCGGTGAGCTCGGCGATGTCCTGAAACGAAAGCGCCTCGAGCTCGTGCCAGACAAAGACCTCACGTTGTGGCGCGGGCAGTTCGGCGAGAGCGATGTGCAAGTGTTCCCAGAAGAGTCGGCGCTGATGTTCAGCGCGCGGGGTGTGGTCATCGCGCAGCAGCAGATCGGCAAATTCGGGCCCGAAGGCGGCAAGGTCGTCTGCGTCTACCGCGTCGAGCGAGGCCATGGCCGGCTTTTTGCGGTAGCCATCGATGATGCGGTGGCGAGCGACGGTATAGAGCCAGGCACCGATGCGCTCGATGGGACCGGCGTTGAGGGTGACCACCAACTGCTGCCAGACGTCCTGGAGGACATCCTCGGCATCGGCGTCACTACCGACCCGGGCTCGAATGAAGCGCAACAGCCGACGGCCCGCG is from Synoicihabitans lomoniglobus and encodes:
- a CDS encoding FMN-dependent NADH-azoreductase; this encodes MKTLLHVSTSPRGERSRSNQVGATYLAQWQAAHPEGRVVTRDLAAEPPSFVNSAWFEGAFTAPEGHSPAARTAMAESDHNIDQLFAADEIVITTPMFNLNLPAVLKAWIDQVVRAGRTFTIDENGYKGLTSDRKVTIIVATGGDFRPGSPAVGYNFLEPYLRGVLGFIGLTSLTFVYAANQSGGEEAATKGVADAKAEAETLAAA
- a CDS encoding YceI family protein, with translation MKSVLLSSLLLSASVLSAAPQAFDFQDPKGVNAARFSLDAPLEAISGSGNGISGEVRFDSAAPADFSGHLTLATASLTVPNGTMKEHLHGANWLDVTTYPEITFVTKSVRDAVTSGTVTKARVTGDLTIKGVTKTLTVPVTLTSLPGKLSDRTGGQMQGDLLVLRTTFSINRSEFGIMPGQATDKVAETIELSLALAGAAAR
- a CDS encoding LysR family transcriptional regulator gives rise to the protein MELRYLRSFVTVAETLHFGQAAERLKIAQPALSQHIQKLETSLEARLLDRNRHGVALTAVGQVFLREARSILAQVQHARNEVERVKAGGEGTLRLGYVPGPARGALTCALHVMRQKSPAVRVELHEAQTTHILRALLAGEYDAVLAPEFDPPFPRGLDHAEVASQRVLLVMGARHPMAAHDTVPLAELKTADWVSYADTIAPGYRRWINEVCRSAGFRPRIAQQVTASNDLQVAVATLPGVAIVPEGYRELFTDGVVFRPLEPEPDRMGLWLWCRKGDEGSALTAFRAALHETHGRGLKSGDA
- a CDS encoding glutaminase codes for the protein MEDLKQLVEAVHRELGSKLEEGKVADYIPQLAKVPLKKFGIAVATVEGDLVTVGDAEEAFSIQSISKLFTLTMALGRWGERLWARVDREPSGSRFNSIVQLEHEHGKPRNPFINAGAIAVTDAVLSGSQPKEAIGSILRFMRFLAADDDITIDPRVARSEQATGHRNFALAHFMRSFDVIEHPPAEVLGVYFHQCAIAMSCAQLARSGLFLAAEGRNPLTGHRVVSAARARRLNSMMMMCGHYDGAGDFAFRVGLPGKSGVGGGILAIVPGKAAVAVWSPGLDANGNSHVGTAALELLARRAGWSVFG
- a CDS encoding RNA polymerase sigma factor; protein product: MPSARPSPASDSASEIDLLNAGFRYAVALVHHRQDAEDIAQEAWLNLHRRYGKVPSRALLFTTVKHLVIDRHRRGKIVSFESGEDLVVPDQSTANAPGVATDIDTLLGELRQNEREALFLHYIEGRTAEEIGRMTAQPRNTVLSLMRRSLQKLRRVISPDAPPASPRTARPSV
- a CDS encoding spondin domain-containing protein — encoded protein: MNSNSLHPSLRFLRPVGALLAICAVLTTTVSAVQVAVTVRSTTPAHGLWFVNPVLTVHDGTYDAFDAGATASAAVESSAEDGNPSGLQTEFGVAQPHGLSAVIAGPVAPGRSYTQVFDLDPAIPAHRYLSYFSMIIPSNDGFFGNDNPTAYPLFDDSGYFIPRSIPVWGAAVWDAGTEVNDEVAANVAFLAQAAPNTGPTEGGTVGIHAGFKAAGLGGILDATSMAPGTPVTFGAADFKANGYQVAEITVSVINGASATPSRFVNLSARGPAGTGDNTKIVGFVVSPGADKPVLVRVAGPSLANFNVAGFLADPSVTVFDADGNAMGSNDNWVAAEVGDAVATVGAFAFDADSADAAVMLTLAPGAYTAHVGNPGTTDGVVLVEFYEVSN
- a CDS encoding RNA polymerase sigma factor produces the protein MDIVYSTPAAMSIENNQRVTNVVNDAGRRLLRFIRARVGSDADAEDVLQDVWQQLVVTLNAGPIERIGAWLYTVARHRIIDGYRKKPAMASLDAVDADDLAAFGPEFADLLLRDDHTPRAEHQRRLFWEHLHIALAELPAPQREVFVWHELEALSFQDIAELTGDNLNTLLSRKRYAIQHLRLRLAPLRADFLSHPA